A part of Streptomyces sp. DSM 40750 genomic DNA contains:
- the nirD gene encoding nitrite reductase small subunit NirD — translation MTLAPEKTDVKVQLRLADGWFTVCDLTLLIPGRGVAALLPDGNQAALFLDRAGRLYAIDNRDPFGGAAVLSRGLTGTHQGRPFVASPLLKQRFDLESGQCLDDETVRITAYEVRAA, via the coding sequence ATGACCCTCGCTCCCGAGAAGACCGATGTGAAGGTCCAGCTGCGGCTGGCGGACGGCTGGTTCACGGTCTGCGACCTGACCCTGCTGATCCCGGGCCGCGGCGTGGCCGCCCTGCTCCCCGACGGCAACCAGGCCGCGCTCTTCCTCGACCGCGCGGGCAGGCTGTACGCCATCGACAACCGCGACCCCTTCGGCGGCGCCGCCGTGCTCTCCCGGGGCCTGACCGGCACCCACCAGGGCCGCCCGTTCGTCGCCTCCCCGCTCCTGAAGCAGCGCTTCGACCTGGAGAGCGGGCAGTGCCTGGACGACGAGACCGTGCGGATCACGGCGTATGAGGTGCGGGCCGCGTAA
- a CDS encoding ArsR/SmtB family transcription factor, with amino-acid sequence MSPLAETAGLLADRTRAAFCLALLDGRAWTAGELARHAGVRASTASEQLTRLVEGGLLAEERQGRHRYVRLAGPDAAALIEALASYAPDGTRPRNLSQSVRLDAEARARTCYDHLAGQLGVALADAVITRGLVADDSGLAVTPAGRAWLTDTLNYRHPDGTRRPLVRGCLDWTERRPHLAGALGAALCATALERQWVRRIGSGRAVKVTPAGSEAFGELLGMRVG; translated from the coding sequence ATGTCCCCGCTCGCCGAGACCGCCGGCCTACTCGCCGACCGCACCCGGGCCGCCTTCTGTCTGGCCCTGCTCGACGGCCGGGCCTGGACCGCGGGCGAGCTGGCCCGGCACGCCGGGGTGCGGGCGTCCACCGCCAGCGAGCAGCTCACCCGTCTCGTCGAGGGCGGGCTCCTCGCCGAGGAACGCCAGGGCCGACACCGCTATGTCCGGCTCGCCGGCCCCGACGCGGCCGCCCTGATCGAAGCCCTCGCCTCGTACGCCCCGGACGGCACCCGCCCACGGAACCTGAGTCAGTCGGTACGGCTCGACGCCGAGGCCAGGGCCCGCACCTGCTACGACCACCTGGCGGGCCAACTCGGCGTGGCCCTCGCCGACGCGGTGATCACCCGCGGTCTGGTCGCCGACGACTCGGGCCTCGCCGTCACCCCGGCGGGCCGGGCCTGGCTCACCGACACCCTGAACTACCGGCACCCCGACGGCACCCGCCGCCCCTTGGTACGAGGCTGCCTGGACTGGACGGAACGCCGACCTCACCTGGCCGGAGCCCTGGGAGCCGCCCTGTGCGCCACGGCCCTGGAGAGACAGTGGGTACGCCGGATCGGCTCCGGACGCGCGGTGAAGGTGACCCCGGCGGGGAGCGAGGCGTTCGGGGAGCTGCTGGGCATGAGGGTCGGGTAG
- a CDS encoding oxidoreductase produces the protein MTGWNVRDIPEQSGRTAVVTGANSGIGYVAARELARRGAHVVLACRSEGRGAAALARMRSEVPDGSVELMRLDLGDLRSVREFAEAYGSANDRLDLLVNNAGVMAVAQGRTADGFETQFGTNHLGHFALTGLLLPMLLAAPGARVVTVSSSMHMRANIDIDDLNSERKYGRWLAYGRSKTANLLFTHELARRLAANDSDVVAAAAHPGYAATNLQTAGPSAEGRKGVERFMRIGNRFFAQSAEAGALPTLYAATAPGVGPDAFIGPSFVMWRGTPGPSKRAPWTLNDRAGERLWAASEQLTGVTYDKLKA, from the coding sequence ATGACCGGCTGGAACGTGCGTGACATTCCCGAGCAGAGCGGCCGTACCGCCGTCGTGACGGGTGCCAACAGCGGCATCGGATACGTCGCCGCCCGGGAGCTCGCCCGCCGTGGCGCACACGTCGTCCTCGCCTGTCGCAGTGAGGGGCGGGGTGCGGCGGCGTTGGCGCGGATGCGTTCCGAAGTGCCGGACGGGAGTGTCGAGTTGATGCGGCTCGACCTCGGGGACCTGAGGTCCGTGCGGGAGTTCGCGGAGGCTTACGGGAGCGCGAACGACCGGCTGGATCTGCTCGTCAACAACGCCGGTGTGATGGCTGTGGCGCAGGGGCGGACGGCCGACGGCTTCGAGACGCAGTTCGGGACCAATCATCTCGGCCACTTCGCCCTCACCGGCCTGCTGCTGCCGATGCTGCTCGCCGCGCCCGGCGCGCGCGTCGTGACGGTGTCCAGCAGTATGCACATGAGGGCGAACATCGACATCGACGACCTCAACAGCGAGCGCAAGTACGGGCGTTGGCTCGCCTACGGCCGCTCCAAGACCGCCAACCTGCTCTTCACCCACGAGCTGGCCCGGAGGCTGGCGGCCAATGACTCGGACGTCGTCGCCGCAGCCGCGCACCCCGGCTACGCGGCGACCAACCTCCAGACGGCCGGGCCCAGCGCCGAGGGCCGCAAGGGCGTCGAGCGCTTCATGCGCATCGGAAACCGCTTCTTCGCCCAGTCCGCCGAGGCGGGCGCCCTGCCCACGTTGTACGCCGCGACCGCGCCGGGCGTCGGACCGGACGCGTTCATCGGCCCGTCCTTCGTCATGTGGCGCGGCACGCCGGGACCGTCGAAACGAGCGCCCTGGACCCTCAACGACCGGGCGGGCGAACGCCTTTGGGCCGCCTCGGAGCAACTCACCGGGGTCACGTACGACAAGCTGAAGGCCTGA
- a CDS encoding SulP family inorganic anion transporter translates to MTGMTDMPGRAPNMPGYAPEAPGYAPNVPEHKGGSPVPDGSNGSNGSKGPGARGRIDFATEITASLVVFLVALPLCIGVAVASGVPAELGIISGVIGGLVVGAARGSTLQVSGPAAGLAALVAETVLEFGVAMLGVIVLFSGILQIVLGLVKLGRMFQAISLAVVQGMLAGIGLPLMFSQLYPMSDSKAPGTPLDNMAGVPGLIVDTASNPQALIAAGLGIVTIVLSFLWKKAPGPVKKIPAALVAVGIGIAVASLPGVEVKTLQVGNLLASVDVPGPEQLAGLADVGIITAILTFTVIASAESLFTAAAVDRMHSGPRTRYNTELIAQGAGNTIAGILGALPITAVVARSSANVQAGAKTRISRTLHGLWLLAFALLLPQVLALIPISVLAGVLVHSGWKLFAPEEFPKMWRQDRGEFAVMTLTTLVITATALLEGVLFGLAAGVVLAALRMSQTVIRQHIEDDTAKVVMAGNATFLRLPKLIDALEGAAASGKPRIRLDLLGVTHLDHACRNQVEEFVAQQRGAGLRVELLMPDLTDTGTRVPAAAKPVGLDEEPGVSGPVQVSVSDVELDPADAELDPAEVWDYATVGTAAVGGTGRMPSGPGPTAEWFYLDTRPMPGMPESRPPLLRRGRDWSE, encoded by the coding sequence ATGACTGGCATGACTGACATGCCGGGACGTGCCCCCAACATGCCCGGTTACGCCCCCGAAGCGCCCGGCTACGCCCCCAACGTGCCGGAACACAAGGGTGGTTCACCGGTGCCGGACGGCTCCAACGGATCCAACGGCTCCAAGGGGCCGGGCGCCCGCGGCCGTATCGACTTCGCTACCGAGATCACCGCCTCCCTCGTCGTCTTCCTCGTCGCGCTGCCCCTCTGTATCGGTGTGGCCGTGGCCTCCGGGGTGCCGGCCGAGTTGGGCATCATCTCCGGGGTGATCGGCGGTCTGGTGGTCGGCGCGGCGCGCGGCAGCACGCTCCAGGTCAGCGGGCCGGCGGCCGGGCTGGCCGCGCTCGTCGCGGAGACGGTCCTGGAGTTCGGCGTCGCGATGCTCGGCGTGATCGTGCTCTTCTCCGGCATCCTCCAGATCGTGCTGGGCCTGGTGAAGCTGGGCCGGATGTTCCAGGCGATCTCCCTCGCGGTCGTCCAGGGCATGCTCGCCGGCATCGGACTGCCGCTGATGTTCAGCCAGCTGTACCCGATGTCCGACTCCAAGGCGCCGGGCACCCCCCTGGACAACATGGCGGGCGTCCCCGGGCTGATCGTCGACACCGCGAGCAACCCGCAGGCGCTGATCGCCGCCGGGCTCGGGATCGTCACGATCGTGCTGAGCTTCCTGTGGAAGAAGGCGCCGGGGCCGGTCAAGAAGATCCCGGCCGCGCTCGTGGCCGTCGGGATCGGTATCGCGGTCGCCTCGTTACCGGGCGTCGAGGTGAAGACGCTCCAGGTCGGCAATCTGCTGGCGTCCGTGGACGTGCCGGGGCCGGAGCAGTTGGCCGGGCTGGCCGACGTCGGGATCATCACGGCGATCCTCACCTTCACCGTCATCGCGTCGGCCGAGAGCCTGTTCACCGCCGCGGCCGTGGACCGGATGCACAGCGGGCCGCGCACCCGCTACAACACCGAGCTCATCGCCCAGGGCGCGGGCAACACGATCGCCGGCATCCTCGGCGCGCTGCCCATCACGGCGGTCGTCGCGCGCAGTTCGGCGAACGTCCAGGCCGGAGCGAAGACCCGTATCTCCCGTACGCTGCACGGCCTTTGGCTGCTCGCCTTCGCGCTGCTGCTGCCGCAGGTGCTGGCGCTGATCCCGATCTCGGTGCTCGCGGGTGTCCTCGTGCACAGCGGGTGGAAACTGTTCGCGCCGGAGGAGTTCCCGAAGATGTGGCGGCAGGACCGGGGCGAGTTCGCGGTCATGACGCTGACGACGCTGGTCATCACGGCGACCGCGCTGCTCGAAGGGGTGCTGTTCGGGCTGGCCGCGGGTGTGGTGCTGGCCGCGCTGCGCATGTCGCAGACCGTCATCCGGCAGCACATCGAGGACGACACGGCGAAGGTCGTGATGGCGGGCAACGCGACGTTCCTGAGGCTGCCGAAGCTGATCGACGCGCTGGAGGGCGCGGCCGCCTCCGGCAAGCCGCGCATCCGGCTCGATCTGCTCGGGGTGACCCATCTCGACCATGCCTGCCGCAATCAGGTCGAGGAGTTCGTGGCGCAGCAGCGGGGGGCCGGACTGCGGGTGGAGTTGCTGATGCCGGACCTTACGGACACCGGGACGAGGGTGCCTGCGGCGGCCAAGCCGGTGGGGCTCGACGAGGAGCCGGGGGTGTCGGGGCCGGTGCAGGTGTCGGTGTCGGATGTGGAGCTGGATCCGGCGGATGCGGAGCTGGATCCGGCGGAGGTGTGGGACTACGCGACCGTCGGTACGGCGGCGGTGGGGGGTACCGGACGAATGCCCTCCGGCCCCGGACCCACCGCCGAGTGGTTCTACCTCGACACCAGGCCCATGCCTGGGATGCCCGAGTCCAGGCCGCCGTTGTTGCGGCGGGGCCGGGACTGGTCGGAGTAG
- a CDS encoding carbonic anhydrase, whose product MKALLDRARSFKRRVDFESDEYRKLAVGQFPEALFITCSDSRVIPALITGARPGEIFELRNAGNIVPPHDAYGAASGEAATIEYALEVLGVQDIVVCGHSHCGAMGALKYGADLSGLPRVDAWLDYARPALEPVLGDSGGDNGRATTSSSEDPALREVVQLNVRNQLAVLRDYPVARQQLDAGRLRLHGWYYEIDTGKVHELDADGGFQVHDS is encoded by the coding sequence ATGAAGGCGTTGCTGGATCGCGCCCGGTCGTTCAAGCGACGGGTGGACTTCGAGAGCGATGAATACCGGAAACTGGCCGTCGGGCAATTTCCCGAGGCGCTGTTCATTACCTGCTCGGACTCGCGGGTGATTCCCGCCCTGATCACCGGAGCACGGCCCGGCGAGATATTCGAGCTGCGAAATGCGGGCAACATCGTGCCGCCGCACGACGCGTACGGGGCCGCCTCCGGTGAGGCCGCCACCATCGAATACGCGCTGGAGGTGCTCGGCGTTCAGGACATCGTGGTGTGTGGTCATTCCCACTGTGGCGCGATGGGCGCGCTCAAGTACGGCGCCGACCTGTCCGGCCTGCCCAGGGTGGACGCCTGGCTCGACTACGCCCGGCCCGCGCTCGAACCGGTACTTGGCGACAGCGGCGGTGACAACGGCCGTGCCACCACGTCGTCGTCCGAGGACCCCGCCCTGCGCGAGGTCGTCCAGCTCAACGTCCGCAACCAGCTCGCCGTCCTCCGGGACTATCCCGTCGCCCGGCAGCAACTCGACGCCGGACGGCTCCGGTTGCACGGCTGGTACTACGAGATCGACACCGGCAAGGTCCATGAACTGGACGCGGACGGCGGCTTCCAGGTGCACGACTCATGA
- a CDS encoding sensor histidine kinase — MTRRLLLSYLSLAALVLLGLEIPLGFVYSRAERERIVNSANDEAESVAAYAALSLAAHRRDELVERARHCAERIGGQVVIVDADGKLLASSHSMSDGEERTLSSLPEISAALRGRATTDVRTTTTGGVHYLSVAAPVGPTTAGAGSDTDSGSDTTSGAVTSAGSGTDSGTRSYSGTRSYSGTGSYSGTRSYSASGESAQGAVRVTLPTTMVHARVFAVWLLLALAGLTVLTGVAAVAFAFARWTGRPIRQLEEATHRLAEGGAATSVVVTSGPPEVRSLAAAFNTTAARLEHLLASQRAFAGEASHQLKTPLAALRLRLENLEPDIARHARPSLDAAVTETDRLARMVEGLLAMARLEEAAAIPAQVDLGAICAERHRTWGPLFEREGVSLVLFAGSVGPVMALPGAVEQILDNLLSNALRASPAYSTVTMELRLLVPARRALRDARPSWVDLHVTDEGPGMTPDQRARAFDRFWRAPGAPKGGTGLGLSLVQRLAHASGGEVSLREAATGGLDAVVRLPSAEPPAQPHGHGFGGRPGQRRREAPPLPA, encoded by the coding sequence ATGACCCGCCGTCTGCTGCTGAGTTACCTCAGCCTCGCCGCCCTGGTCCTGCTCGGCCTGGAGATCCCGCTGGGCTTCGTCTACTCGCGGGCCGAACGCGAACGGATCGTCAACTCGGCCAACGACGAGGCGGAGTCGGTGGCCGCGTACGCCGCGCTGTCCCTCGCCGCCCACCGCCGGGACGAACTCGTCGAGCGCGCCAGGCACTGCGCCGAACGCATCGGCGGACAGGTCGTCATCGTCGACGCGGACGGGAAGCTGCTGGCCAGCTCGCACTCCATGTCCGACGGCGAGGAACGGACCCTCTCGTCCCTCCCCGAGATCTCCGCCGCACTCCGGGGCCGCGCCACCACGGACGTGCGTACGACGACGACCGGCGGCGTGCACTACCTGTCCGTGGCGGCTCCGGTCGGCCCCACGACGGCGGGCGCGGGCTCGGACACGGACTCGGGCTCGGACACGACCTCGGGCGCAGTTACAAGCGCCGGTTCGGGCACGGACTCAGGCACGCGTTCATACTCAGGCACGCGCTCGTACTCAGGCACGGGCTCGTACTCAGGCACGCGCTCGTACTCGGCCTCGGGCGAGTCCGCGCAGGGCGCCGTACGCGTCACGCTCCCCACGACCATGGTGCACGCCCGGGTGTTCGCGGTCTGGCTGCTGCTGGCCCTGGCCGGACTGACGGTGCTCACCGGGGTGGCCGCGGTGGCGTTCGCGTTCGCGCGCTGGACGGGCCGCCCCATCCGGCAGTTGGAGGAGGCCACGCACCGGCTGGCCGAGGGCGGCGCGGCCACGAGTGTGGTGGTCACCTCGGGCCCGCCGGAGGTACGGAGTCTCGCGGCGGCCTTCAACACGACCGCCGCCCGCCTCGAACATCTGCTGGCGTCCCAGCGGGCCTTCGCCGGCGAGGCCTCGCACCAGCTCAAGACCCCGCTGGCCGCGTTGCGGCTGCGGCTGGAGAACCTGGAGCCGGACATCGCCCGGCACGCCCGGCCGAGCCTCGACGCGGCCGTCACCGAGACGGACCGGCTGGCCCGGATGGTCGAGGGGCTGCTGGCGATGGCCCGCCTGGAGGAGGCGGCGGCCATCCCGGCCCAGGTCGACCTGGGGGCGATCTGCGCGGAACGGCACCGTACGTGGGGGCCGTTGTTCGAACGTGAGGGGGTCTCGCTCGTCCTCTTCGCCGGCAGTGTGGGCCCGGTCATGGCCCTCCCGGGGGCCGTGGAGCAGATCCTCGACAACCTCCTCTCCAACGCCCTGCGCGCCTCCCCGGCGTACAGCACGGTCACCATGGAGCTACGGCTCCTCGTCCCCGCCCGCCGGGCGCTGCGCGACGCCCGGCCCAGCTGGGTCGACCTCCACGTCACCGACGAGGGCCCCGGTATGACGCCCGACCAGCGCGCCCGCGCCTTCGACCGCTTCTGGCGCGCCCCGGGCGCTCCCAAGGGCGGCACCGGCCTCGGCCTCTCCCTGGTCCAACGCCTCGCCCACGCCAGCGGCGGCGAGGTCTCACTCCGCGAGGCCGCCACGGGCGGCCTGGACGCCGTGGTCCGCCTCCCGTCGGCGGAACCCCCGGCCCAGCCCCACGGCCACGGCTTCGGAGGCCGCCCCGGCCAACGCCGCCGCGAGGCTCCGCCGCTACCGGCGTGA
- a CDS encoding PhoX family protein codes for MERRTLLRAAVLGGSSTVFGGTLWRGAAYAAPAQPGTGPYGALGSADANGIRLPSGFTSRVIARSGQTVPGTSYTWHNAPDGGACYTDGTGWIYVSNSEINPSGGASAVRFSSTGAVTSAYRILSGTRQNCAGGKTPWNTWLSCEEVDRGYVYETDPWGAKAAVRRDAMGRFKHEAAAADPTRGVVYMTEDVTDGCFYRFRPTTWGDLSAGTLEVLVAGTATSGPVTWSRVPDPTGATATRNQVSGAKRFNGGEGCYYADDTCWFTTKGDNRVWQYNAAAQTIELAYDDSLVTSGTAPLTGVDNVTGTSSGDLFVAEDGGNMEICVITPDDVIAPFLRISGQSSSEITGPAFSPDGRRLYFSSQRGTSGSSSGGITYEVTGPFRT; via the coding sequence GTGGAACGTCGTACTCTCCTGCGCGCGGCCGTCCTCGGCGGCTCATCGACGGTCTTCGGCGGGACCTTGTGGCGCGGCGCCGCGTACGCCGCGCCCGCCCAGCCGGGCACCGGCCCGTACGGAGCGCTCGGCTCGGCGGACGCCAACGGCATCCGGCTCCCGAGCGGCTTCACCAGCCGGGTGATCGCCCGCTCCGGCCAGACGGTCCCCGGTACGTCGTACACCTGGCACAACGCCCCCGACGGCGGCGCCTGTTACACGGACGGCACCGGCTGGATCTATGTCTCCAACTCGGAGATCAATCCGTCCGGCGGCGCGAGCGCGGTGCGGTTCTCGTCGACGGGCGCGGTCACGTCGGCGTACCGCATCCTGTCCGGCACCCGCCAGAACTGCGCCGGCGGCAAGACCCCGTGGAACACCTGGCTGTCCTGCGAGGAGGTGGACCGCGGCTACGTCTACGAGACCGACCCGTGGGGCGCGAAGGCGGCCGTCCGCCGGGACGCCATGGGCCGCTTCAAGCACGAGGCGGCTGCCGCCGACCCCACCCGCGGCGTCGTCTACATGACGGAGGACGTCACCGACGGCTGCTTCTACCGCTTCCGGCCGACGACCTGGGGCGATCTGTCGGCCGGCACGCTGGAGGTCCTGGTGGCCGGCACCGCCACCAGCGGCCCGGTGACCTGGTCCCGGGTCCCCGACCCGACCGGCGCCACCGCCACCCGCAACCAGGTCTCCGGCGCCAAACGCTTCAACGGCGGCGAGGGCTGCTACTACGCCGACGACACCTGCTGGTTCACGACGAAGGGCGACAACCGCGTCTGGCAGTACAACGCGGCCGCCCAGACCATCGAACTCGCCTACGACGACTCCCTGGTCACCAGTGGCACGGCCCCGCTCACCGGCGTCGACAACGTCACGGGCACCTCCTCCGGCGACCTCTTCGTCGCGGAGGACGGCGGAAACATGGAGATCTGCGTCATCACCCCGGACGACGTCATCGCCCCCTTCCTCCGCATCAGCGGCCAGTCGTCGTCGGAGATCACCGGCCCCGCCTTCTCCCCCGACGGCCGCCGCCTGTACTTCTCCAGCCAGCGCGGCACGAGCGGCAGTTCGTCGGGCGGCATCACCTACGAGGTGACGGGCCCGTTCCGGACCTGA
- the ppdK gene encoding pyruvate, phosphate dikinase: MSENKDPHVGHVAQSVEGVKFVYDFTEGNKDLKDLLGGKGANLAEMTNLGLPVPPGFTITTEACKVYLDSGDEPAALRDEVSAHLVALEEKMGKKLGQADDPLLVSVRSGAKFSMPGMMDTVLNIGLSDKSVQGLAKQAGDDRFAWDSYRRLIQMFGKTVLGVDGDLFEEALEAAKAAKKVVVDTELEAADLKKLVTKFKKIVKTEAGRDFPQDPREQMDLAIHAVFDSWNTDRAKLYRRQERIPGDLGTAVNVCSMVFGNLGPDSGTGVAFTRDPASGHQGVYGDYLQNAQGEDVVAGIRNTVPLAELESIDKKSYDQLMQIMETLENHYKDLCDIEFTIERGQLWMLQTRVGKRTAGAAFRIATQLVDQGLIDEAEALQRVTGAQLAQLMFPRFDEDAKVAQVGRGIAASPGAAVGKAVFDSYTAVKWSRSGEKVILVRRETNPDDLDGMIAAEGILTSRGGKTSHAAVVARGMGKTCVCGAEELEVDTKRRRMTVPGGHVVEEGDLISIDGSSGKVYLGEVPVVPSPVVEYFEGRMHAGANDADELVEAVHRIMAFADRKRRLRVRANADNAEDALRARRFGAQGIGLCRTEHMFLGDRRELVERLILADTEVEREESLKALLPLQKQDFVELFSAMDGLPVTVRLLDPPLHEFLPDITELSVRVALAESRQEPHENELRLLQAVHRLHEQNPMLGLRGVRLGLVIPGLFTMQVRAIAEAAAERKNAKGDPRAEVMIPLVGTVQELEIVREEADQVIAEVQAATGTELKLAIGTMIELPRAALTAGQIAEAAEFFSFGTNDLTQTVWGFSRDDVEASFFTAYLEKGIFGVSPFETIDKDGVGSLVKLAVEAGRATRPDLKLGVCGEHGGDPESVHFFHEVGLDYVSCSPFRIPVARLEAGRAASQSTGSDHR, encoded by the coding sequence GTGTCGGAAAACAAAGATCCCCACGTAGGCCACGTAGCTCAGAGTGTTGAGGGCGTGAAGTTTGTTTATGACTTCACCGAAGGCAACAAGGACCTCAAGGACCTCCTCGGCGGCAAGGGTGCGAACCTCGCCGAGATGACCAACCTGGGTCTCCCCGTCCCACCCGGCTTCACCATCACCACCGAGGCCTGCAAGGTCTACCTCGACAGCGGCGACGAGCCCGCGGCACTCCGTGACGAGGTCAGTGCCCACCTCGTGGCCCTCGAAGAGAAGATGGGCAAGAAGCTCGGCCAGGCCGACGACCCGCTCCTCGTCTCGGTCCGCTCCGGCGCGAAGTTCTCGATGCCGGGCATGATGGACACGGTCCTGAACATCGGCCTGTCGGACAAGTCGGTCCAGGGCCTCGCCAAGCAGGCCGGCGACGACCGCTTCGCCTGGGACTCCTACCGCCGGCTCATCCAGATGTTCGGCAAGACCGTCCTCGGTGTCGACGGCGACCTCTTCGAGGAGGCGCTGGAGGCGGCGAAGGCGGCCAAGAAGGTCGTCGTGGACACCGAGCTGGAGGCCGCCGACCTCAAGAAGCTCGTCACCAAGTTCAAGAAGATCGTCAAGACCGAGGCCGGCCGGGACTTCCCGCAGGACCCGCGCGAGCAGATGGACCTCGCCATCCACGCGGTCTTCGACTCCTGGAACACCGACCGCGCCAAGCTCTACCGCCGCCAGGAACGCATCCCCGGCGACCTCGGCACGGCGGTCAACGTCTGTTCGATGGTCTTCGGCAACCTGGGCCCGGACTCCGGCACGGGCGTCGCGTTCACCCGTGACCCCGCCTCCGGCCACCAGGGCGTCTACGGCGACTACCTGCAGAACGCCCAGGGCGAGGACGTGGTCGCGGGCATCCGCAACACCGTCCCCCTCGCGGAGCTGGAGTCGATCGACAAGAAGTCGTACGACCAGCTGATGCAGATCATGGAGACCCTGGAGAACCACTACAAGGACCTCTGCGACATCGAGTTCACCATCGAGCGCGGCCAGCTGTGGATGCTGCAGACGCGGGTGGGCAAGCGGACGGCGGGCGCGGCCTTCCGTATCGCCACGCAGCTGGTGGACCAGGGCCTGATCGACGAGGCGGAAGCCCTCCAGCGGGTGACGGGCGCCCAGCTCGCGCAGCTCATGTTCCCCCGTTTCGACGAGGACGCGAAGGTCGCACAGGTCGGCCGCGGCATCGCCGCCTCCCCGGGCGCGGCGGTCGGCAAGGCGGTCTTCGACTCGTACACCGCCGTGAAGTGGTCGCGTTCGGGCGAGAAGGTCATCCTGGTCCGCCGCGAGACCAACCCCGACGACCTCGACGGCATGATCGCGGCGGAGGGCATCCTGACCTCGCGCGGCGGCAAGACGTCCCACGCGGCCGTCGTCGCGCGCGGCATGGGCAAGACGTGCGTGTGCGGCGCGGAGGAGCTGGAAGTCGACACCAAGCGCCGCCGCATGACGGTCCCCGGCGGGCATGTGGTGGAGGAAGGCGACCTGATCTCGATCGACGGGTCGAGCGGCAAGGTCTACCTGGGCGAGGTCCCGGTCGTGCCGTCCCCCGTCGTGGAGTACTTCGAGGGCCGGATGCACGCGGGTGCCAACGACGCCGACGAGTTGGTCGAGGCGGTCCACCGGATCATGGCCTTCGCGGACCGGAAGCGCCGTCTCCGTGTCCGGGCCAACGCCGACAACGCCGAGGACGCGCTGCGCGCCCGCCGCTTCGGCGCGCAGGGCATCGGTCTGTGCCGTACGGAACACATGTTCCTCGGTGACCGCCGTGAGCTGGTGGAACGCCTGATCCTGGCGGACACGGAGGTCGAGCGGGAGGAGTCCCTGAAGGCGCTGCTGCCCCTCCAGAAGCAGGACTTCGTGGAGCTCTTCTCGGCGATGGACGGCCTGCCGGTGACGGTCCGTCTCCTGGACCCGCCGCTGCACGAGTTCCTGCCGGACATCACGGAGCTGTCGGTCCGCGTGGCCCTGGCGGAGTCCCGCCAGGAACCGCACGAGAACGAACTGCGCCTGCTCCAGGCGGTTCACCGCCTGCACGAGCAGAACCCGATGCTGGGCCTGCGCGGTGTACGTCTGGGCCTGGTGATCCCCGGTCTCTTCACGATGCAGGTACGGGCGATCGCCGAGGCGGCTGCCGAGCGCAAGAACGCCAAGGGCGACCCGCGCGCCGAGGTCATGATCCCGCTCGTCGGCACGGTCCAGGAACTGGAGATCGTCCGCGAGGAGGCCGACCAGGTCATCGCGGAGGTCCAGGCGGCGACCGGTACGGAGCTGAAGCTGGCGATCGGCACGATGATCGAACTCCCGCGGGCCGCCCTGACGGCGGGCCAGATCGCGGAGGCGGCGGAGTTCTTCTCCTTCGGCACGAACGACCTGACGCAGACGGTCTGGGGCTTCAGCCGCGACGACGTCGAGGCCTCCTTCTTCACGGCCTACCTGGAGAAGGGCATCTTCGGCGTCTCCCCCTTCGAGACGATCGACAAGGACGGCGTCGGTTCGCTGGTGAAGCTGGCGGTGGAGGCGGGCCGCGCGACCCGCCCCGACCTCAAGCTCGGCGTCTGCGGCGAACACGGCGGCGACCCCGAGTCCGTCCACTTCTTCCACGAGGTGGGCCTGGACTACGTCTCCTGCTCCCCGTTCCGTATCCCGGTGGCCCGTCTGGAGGCCGGCCGCGCGGCCTCCCAGTCGACGGGCAGCGACCACCGCTAG